The Episyrphus balteatus chromosome 3, idEpiBalt1.1, whole genome shotgun sequence genome segment tcgggcatgttgtacaaatatttaatccgtggatcagcaacttttatcttgtGAAATCCGTAGGAAGGCTGAAGTTTAGCATTGGTTCAAGgttcatatatgtaaaaataaccacattcatgcttgaaccgaagttgactcgcagctaatccgccgaaatcggcgagttaaattcctgacccgaggctgaaccacgtttgtacaactcgccatgagattttttttggagatagtgTATCTCTCccaaataaaatgaattaaaagtgaaaaaaccgtcaagACTGCTCTTGGtatcaagaaaaatgcacaagACAATAAAATGTAAGTGACAAacgagtgaaaactctccaagttttcgctagagctgcgtactgaaaatcgaaaagcaaaaatgtaatttttcgttcaagatttcgttatgctatttttgtatataaaatttcgttttgcttcagctgcgtactaggctgtAGACTTATTGCAGACGATGTAGATGTGAATGTTTTCTTAAACAATTTATTGATAGGATTAAGACAAATAACTatatctttctttttcatagTTTTGGAAAATTACATTTATATGTTGTccataatttattcataatttaGATTGGCGCTTACGATAATTTTGAGGGGACATATTAGAGCTGGGCAAATCGTTCATTTCAAAAGATCGAATCGTTCAAAGATTGATTTCACCAAAGATTCGGTCTTTTCTATCAATCGTTCTTTCGTTCATTTATTCGAAACCAtttctttttcactcatttcgtTCTGAAAAATGAGAGAAGAAACAAGAAATCGCATATAACCTtacatattaacatttcaatgcaaccatataaaacaatttttcgtttatattttctatgagagttttttaaaaatttaattatctccgctttttttttgaaaatatatttttggaaaattttaatggtaaCTTTGATTATcagtaaagcctggtacgctgctcgcgctaaattttagccgagataaaattcccatacaagttatcgataatttgtatgggatccattttagctcagataaaaattttcgataatttgtatggaagctaaaatttagcgcgagcagcgtaccaggcttaaggcaTTATGTCTCCGCCAAGTTCAAAACGTCGAAATAgatacatcaaaaataaaaagaagtcaaGGTCAGATATTCGATAGAAATTCCCAATCGAATCCGATTCAATTCAAACTCTGAACCTGCTTATATAAACTTGTATCAGTTGTATGCATGGAATCGAAATGATGATTGAGAATGAATGGAATGAAAGAAATCCGAGTTCTGAGAgattttttagatgatttttgattgtgaacgatttggatgaacaaaacgttcttttccacttcgtggtttttgattgtaaacgatttggataaacgaaacgttcttttccacttcgtggtttttgattgtgaacgatttggatgaacgaaacgttcttttccacttcgtggtttttgattgtaaacgatttggatgaacgaaacgcACTTTTCTACTTCGTACTTTCTTATTTATGAACGAGGTTGATATAAGGATTGATTGATTTTGTTTATAGTGATTGCAATCACTCAGAATTTTCGGTGAACGGGCCAAAAAGACCGAATCAATCACGATTGACACAGCTCTAGGACATATTTTTAGCTAGACCAACGACGAAGAGACGACAAAAAACGCCACCAACAacgtttttgtatgaaaaaaatccacACCGGAAAATCGATATTCATGTGTGAAATATTTTTCACCCAAGAACGCTgtcagataatttttttaaaattattatatcattttatttaatacagataatcctagtacgctgctgaagcgaaacgaaattttccatacaaaatttcgcttacgaaatcttgaacgaaattaattttgttttatttttgctttaaaacttattttcagatgttttttcttgaattttgtgATTTGTATGTTTATTAGTTTCACCTTGCTATAATActtgatggtattttttcgttaccATGTCCGCTgctgactttggagacttcaaatttttttcgtttcgcatcactaggtgtgtttttttattacaaccggtcttaaggcttggccacaccggagggtacgcggtagcggtacgggtagcggcaacgatatttgtattaaaaaaattccacacccgaacgttgatgtgtcagtttggaattttttccatacaaatacccgtaccgttacctgtacctctaccgcgtaccctccggtgtggccaagcctttaactggacaaaaaaaaaacgcagtctgggctaagcaatttacatgtcaAATACAataacaccttagccccttgagcttagttgtttagcccggagatttctctgggcttaactttttgaagagttttaaatctgtgctaccaaactaattttttcataaattgtttagaatttgtttaaaaacgtgaaaactcacgtttggaaggacaaaatgtattaaaatagttttgctagcatacatttttgtatctctatgtaaaacatacatgaaaaatacaagaaaatgacgaaagcgaaaaatatgacaactctaaatttttgttgtgtctactgttttcggaacatttaatatacagtgctgccaagatttcaggttaagccccgaggcgtttttttttgtccagttaagaccggtggtaataaaaaacacacctactaGCGTACTAGGCTATAGAACTATGCCCTTATTTAAAAGTTTGAGAGCCTCATGgtgcattgtaaaaaaaaaaaaaaaacaaagcaccAACTGAACACATTTCCtataaaataagttttcttAACAATTTTGGCAACGCACGTCAAATAGTTTGCTCATGTAAATGTCATGTTAAAATTATAggaagtttattttttgggcCCTTGAAAGAAGAACAATTTcggaaaaaaagcaataaagaaattttgttttatttttttcaccaaattaatttaattttttactatccAAAAGTACTCTCCAAAACAATTACAATAATGCCGGAAAATGATATTAGCAAAATGAAGGTATTCTATTCCTTTTCTATTCTTTAAATGACAAAGTTGAAACCCAAAAACTATTTCCATAGGTTGCCGATCTAAAGCGTGAACTCAAACTTCGTGGTTTACAAACTACTGGCAACAAGACGGAACTTCAAGAGCGCCTTCAAAATGCCTTGATTGACGGTGATCTGTCGCTCGAAGATACCGCAATCTCCGGCGAAGATCTTCTCGAAGATGTTCTCACTGACGAAGAAGAGAAGGCCCTAATACTGCCACCCGACGAAAACGAGCTACTCAAATCACCTTCCAGTGAGGTTGCCCTTTCCTTCTCTTCCACAGATAAACCACTCGAAGTGCCACCGCCGGCACAGGCCAAAAAAATTGTCCTCAAACGTAAGAGTTCAATTACACCCTTAACTTTAGATTCGCCAGTAGTTCCAGCGGCTAAAGTTGATACTGCAATAAACGATGAAAATGGAAGCGATACCAAAATAGCAAAAATCGATTCAAAGCCAAAAATTGTCAAAGTCTCTGCTCTAACGCTAGAGGAACGTTTACAAATGCGTGCTAAGAAATTTGGCATTGAAGAGAACAAACTGAGTAGTTTGAATACAAACTCGAGTGCGGTTGGCACTGCGGCGATGACAGTAGCTGGCAAAGATGTCGATCCGAAACAGATTGAGACACTTAAGAAGCGAGCCGAACGATTTGGATGTGTGGTTGCGCCTGCTATTGCAGTAATCACAGCAAACGAGAAATTGGAGAAACGAAAACAACGATTTGGTGATGTGTCCGGCGACAGTGACAAGAAAGCAAATGCTGATGGAAAAGATTTGTATGCGGAGAAGGCGCGACAACGATTGGAGAGGTTTAAAACGGTGGCCAATTGAATTCAATTGCTTTTACTCTTAtttccatcattaaaaaaaaagaaaacgttttttttctcttctttatCACCTcggtttattataaaaaaaaaatgttaatcgaTTTCTTTCAATATAGTAACatttactaaaaatttttgtataagaagGCACTAGCCAGATGAATCTgtatttaacaacaacaaattaaacaaaatgacAATTGCTTACTTAAactttaaagtttgtttttaattttttaatggtcTGTTTTCTTTTGCAATATCATCGCTGTAGGTTGAATAtctataaaaacagaaaaagtcgATTTTGAATGAACTTTGTAGAAACAATTACGGATCTAATGAAAAGGACCCTGTTTGCCTTAACTCGATATagatttaatatagcttttaacggcatttagtttaaaattcatattttcacAGCTTCGCGTAATCAAGACCAGCAGATCATTTTTATAATTGGCTCTTATTCATTTCAAACTTGGTTCTTTGCCTCTCTCCTGAAAAATGTACTTTTCTGGATTACTAGGTATTCGATCTACAACCAACGTCGATataatttcttttacttgtacttcctagagaaaaatgatataCTAAAGAAAGATAGATAATTATATTTTCGGtctaaaaaaatccttccaaattTTCTGTgtaccagtcgttctcgagatattgaaaCTAATGCGTTTTTCGAAATGGCGGGCGCCCCACAacaccaaacaatacgcaaactgAAATGTATACtcaggataaacccctcttcaatacagCAACTGCATCCAAtcttatagcgttttcgtttgggaattcttagaagcgtccgggactgtccgatccggaatgACAAACGATCAGAgttggatacttttttttattctgaagtttgggtttctttgtatttgtgaaacatcaaatgcgaacgtctgatgaaagttttgttttgtttatttttttttttttattatcattatgCCCCATagggggcatttccaaatgcccaatACGGAAATTCCCCTCGTGTGGCAGTTGAAATGTGACCCGCAGTATAAAATATAGACTGTTAAGGATGATGGGGCTAGTATTCTTGTTTGGGGATGTTTTTCTTGGTATGGTGCGGAGAGATTTCATCGGATAGAGGGTATTATGGACCACCTTAAGTACAAGGAAATCCTAAGGGACACTCTTCTACCTTTTACTGAGAAGGAAATGCCTTTAAAGTGGACATTTCTACAGGATAACGATCCAAAACATAAGACTAAGTCTGTGAAACAATTTCTATCCGCCCAAAAAATTGGTGTTATGGAATTACCAAGTCAGTCCCCAGATCTGAATCCTATTGAGGACTTGTAGAGTGACGTGGGAAAAGCGATTAACAGGTCTGATACCTcaaatttggacaaactttGGCAGGAATTTCGACGAGCTTGGTATTCAGTACCTTTTGAGCGATTTCGTAGTCTTGTTACGTCTATTAACCGCTGGTTTTATGCTGTGATAAATAATAAGGGTTACCCAACCAAAtactagttattttcttttaactgtgtaaaaatttttgttaatttgtttttgtttttaggaagtgtgctatttattttgtcccaaaaaaacttgagctgtattaatgattttgttgtaattttttgtttaagaattcaatgtacttaatttcttttttaataaatcaaatatatctgtgctcttacttcctcattaataaaacagttcttttaagttaaaaaagtgcgaaaaattttaattttagaaattttagggtacatgtgctatttattttgtcgccactgtaCCATGTAccttcatttttaagaaaatagtattcaacataaaaaaaaaagttccaagaAATTCAtcaaaccgttttcaaaaattagatgTTTCATTAATCCAAAAATGgatctttgaaaattttacttctttttcattttacgATTACTAAAACGCTTTAGAATGAGTATTTCCGTTTAAATTGTTAACGATTAAtccaaagtatctttatcttaaatatctatcggaagttaaagattttctcaagtttgagaaaaaaaagtaaaacgaatcgaaagttaaaaaaaaaataaatttttcaaaaacttttttaaaatttttttttttacattttacacttccaaatgataagaaatacctGTCTGTAAATTTGGAATGAAAAtggcttatgctttgatgatatatatgtaggtatgaacctaaaaaatatgtcaatttctgcaaaaaacggcaacgccatatttccgttttccaaatttaatcgaaatcgttagagtcgtttgcAAGAAAATTGCTATGCCTCGAAAAACTCTATATAGGAGATATGCGTTTaaaaggaaatattaaaaaaattaaaaaaaactattacgcaaaaatcatctgtaccaattttcaagCAAATCGTTAAATCCGTTAAGGCCATAGCTCGATGTACatacgcacagaccgacgcacggcatgacgaaaaccacttttttatcTCTTCTTCCCCctaatcgtaatgttggttttgactaaaacctcgaatttttttccaCACGAAAAAATAACAGGTACCCGTTTTTTGACCCGTTATTGACGgggtcaaaaaatatttttttttactttgtaagTACGAACTTATTTGCCATATTACACACACAACTTTAATCATAATCGTCAGTCATTTTCgagaagtctttttttttattttggttatatctggatcttaaaaataaaatttcaattttgcctCTAGGAAAACTTACAACTCTCATAACTACAAAGTTTTGAAGAGAATCGCTTCAGTATAGTTTATGctcttgttcttttttctacGATCCCCGAAAAAAACATTCACAAAATCCGATTGTATTGACggtttgtattaaattttccattacgaacggattccGTGATTGTTTTTTCGGGAATTTTAGCAAAgttccgatacgaatggaattcgtgataagaTAAGTGATTTAGCAGACGGCTCAAATAAAGTTCATAATTCTTATTCTTTAAAATAgtcattaaatgaaaaaaaaaaaaaaaaaaaataaacaaaacaatcaaAACCTTGGAATTTGTTCTTTTTATGCGAGACCAAAATAGGaaaacttggctccttttttaccATCAGTCCTATTTTAATTTTCACGGGGAAATTTTTTCGACCggtgtatttttgtttgacagtaatttaaaattaaatttctcccGCTGGAATCATGTTCACTTGAAACTTAAAATAGGGGTACCTATTAGAAAATTTAACTGACGATAAGGCTTCAAGCGCTCATAAGAATATTCAACACACTATTCATACAACTTATGGGTGGTTTTGGTCACTCCATATGAAAGCTTGAAGAATACCGGCCTTAAGCTTTCGTTTTTTTAGCAAGCGATAACTTAAGAGAGGATGAGATCATTCATGATTGCTCATAAGTCAAAAGGTTTGCTTTTGGTGAGTAGGATCATGCGCCTCTTAAGCTATGACCATTGGGAGAATAGAGGCCAAATGGCGGTTTAGTTCCGACGACCGAAGTGCGAGAAAGTGGaaagttatatttgaaagtggaATAAGTCCatgcaaaaaagtaataaacgAATTCCATTAGTATTGGATACTTTCTACAaatccgtaaaaaaaaaaatcaaaaaatccgttcgtaatgaatacaatttgcattaaatttttcactACGCACGGAatctgattgtttttttttcgggactccTAACGAATTTCCGATATGAATGGAGTTCGTGATAAGACCGAAATATTAAATTAACCATGGTTTAACGGTAGGTATAtcataattaaacaaaatattttacccaaTAGACGTTTtgattattcatttttaaatttgaaccaaaaaatCCGTTTGTTTGATTTCAATGAATTGACATCTTTTTAAGAATTTGCAAAATAGGACTTATTTCACATTCAAATAAGTGCCTCGCataatgttaatattaaaattgattACATTTCATTAGTTGGATTCGTATTTTTGTGTAAAGATTGCCCTATCCGGAGAATCACAGTTCTGCAGAGATCAGTGGGTAATACTTACTCTTTGCTTTCACTCTTAAGTTATTTTTTCGCAGATAcatatttttcgattttctattTGATAATATTAATACTttgattaataacaaaaatatttgttttggtaattttatgtttttttttttattaaatcagtCCTTTCGTTTCTTATTTTTGCTTATCTTAATTGACACATAGAACATGTACTTACCTAATGTTAAAacataaattgataaaaagcaCTTAAAAATCTCACATCACTTGGAATTCTGTGTATCCtaagaattcatttttttgaaaaactttaacaaaGATTTTTTAGCGTACCGTTACGCTTTCAATTATTTTTGCTTTCTCATAAGTTATTACCTTTTTTGTAAAGCTGGTCTCTGTCGTCTCCATTGCCGGAAATCCTTAgctgaaaaatttatttcgcaATCATTCTGAAACTAcaatgttgttctttttttttgtaaactatagCTTAATCGttggatttgtttttttcttctaaatatATCGAAGgtttgattttgttattttctttttcattttttttttctttcatattcaTTAAGATTCTAACAAGTAAGAGAAATTACTAAACGCGGTTACagttcaataatatttttttgtttgttaaaagcaTAATCAATCCAAAACGATACTAGATGATGATAATTCTCTTTTCGTTGTGGGTTGTTTATCCTCtttatcatatttttaactaaaattacttaaaattacttaataacaTAACATGATTAAAATCATTCCAGTTTGTTTGTTGGTTTTCCTTATTAATTATCTCTTCATGCAGAATGGATGGAGTCACCTCCTGATGATATTCAATATCTTCGGTTTCGGTTTTTGTTATGACGTCTATCGTTTCGCCCCCGATCACGATTGCGTCTATTACCACCGCCTTTGCCCACGCCTCCGCCACCACTACCGCCATTGTTGCTGTTACCTTCGTCAAATTCTTCCTTGAATCTGTGGTTGTTCGAGTTGTCGTTTCGACCACTGTCCGAATTGTTATCGTAATCTCTATCTTCTCTGAAACTATTATTATTATGGTTTGGTGCACCGAATGGATTGTTTGGATTGGAACTTGCGTTGGTATTGAATGCATTTGTATTGAACTGAgcattcgatgaattgttattattattgttgttgaagCCATTTTGTTGCGGTGTTGCCCAAGGACTTGCCCGATTTGAATCGTTGTTTGCCAAGGGTCCTGTGGCCCATGGGCTGGGACGACTAGTGCCGTCTTCGGTCTTGATACGTCTTAAATCTACATCACCATTTGGAAGGACATCAGGTTCGTCGTTAGTTTTCACTTTCACAGAGTTGAATGGATTGCTTGAATTTCGACGCCAGTCAATATCACCTGCATATATCACTTTGGCATTGTGATTTATTGGCTCGAATCGAGACTTTTTAACCGGTGGTGATTTGCTGCGGTCACGATGTGGTGATTTACTTCTTCTGTTTTCAACGGGCACAACGTCACTTAATTCTTCGATTTCACCTGAGCTGATGTATCGATTCAGCGCATCGGGACCGTTTCGGATAATAGCAGCTAATTTACTGTCGGGAGTTACCCGAATTATTCTGCCATATACTGATATACCCACTATTGTACTTGGATCCACATTATCTGGCATACCTTCGGCCAACATAATAATTTCTTTGGAATCTCGTAAATTGTTTTCTTCACCTTCCTCGTTTCTTCGACTATCGTTCCAGTGAGCTTGGAAATTTCTTGGAATCGGTTTGCTGTAAGGAACTTTTTTCTCTCGGTCTTTGTCAAGGTTTTTGTTAGGGTCTAAATCAAGTCCGGGTATAAAGCCTTTGTCGGCAGTCAGACTTTCTGTAAATTCTACTTTGTCTTCGGGGCCCATACCAGGAATGACGGCATCATCTAAAAAGtattaatgaaattaaataatttgaagAAGAGATAATGGAAAATGTGTGCACTTACCATATTCACATTCATCCAGAGTGGACAAACTAGCTGGAAGTGTATTCAAATTGTACTTGTCTCTCATGAGATCTCCAGGGCGATTTCTTGtccaaaatttaattgtatgATCGTTCGAGCCGGAGCACAATATATGACCAAGTGGATGCCACGCCAGAGTCCAAACTATACTATCGTGAGCTGTATCGATGCCGCCGATTTCTTTGTCGGTTCTAAATTCATAAACAAATTAatggcttttgtttaaaaatttaattttttattggtcACATACCCAACGTTCCAAAATAAGACTGAACCGTCTGAACCCCCTGAACTAAAGAGTCCTTCATGTACTGGATGCCAAGACACAGAACTAGCTTCTTTCTTATGACCACGAAACACTTGAACTTCTTCGCGTAGATTTCGAATGTCGAAAAGTTTGAGGAGATGATCTCGAGATGCAGTTACCAACCAATTTCCGTTGTTATTCCATTTAAGATCCATGACCGTAGATTTGTGAGCatgccttcaaaaaaaaaaaaaaacaaaaatgaagtcTTAAAAGTTTAatggttaaagaaaaaaagaacttaCAATGTAGCCAAAGCTTGACCACTTTTTGGATCCCATAATTTAATTGGCTGTTGATTGTCTTTACTTCCAGATACAATAAGTGCTTTTTGAGGATGCCAGTGAACACATTTTACATCCGCACCATGACCTTAAattaaaacataacaaaaataattagtttAAATTTGGGCGCCATGTTggcattttttttagactgaaTGGATTTACAGGtttcaaataacattttgaatttattagtGTATGAAGAAATGAAAATAGAAAGTGTTTTTAAGAGAGGACGTGGATTTGAGAGTatttttataactaaaaaacAACTGACCGTATTTCaatgaaattaagaaaatcaCTCTCATTAACGGCGAATTGTATTCAAATTACAAggccaggggtcgaattacggcatacgttcgttatcgtatggttgctatgtgtccctatcttttctacttattaaatagagacacaaatattaaaaacgttagcgaatgatcgtaatcgtatgctgtaattcgacccctgtttaataaaaacaaatgttcgTCTCGTCGATTTTGTTTTGTCTGGTCGTTAACTAGACTCTCGCAACGCTCTGGttgtctcgcaatattgtgaagcAATCctgaacaatttttctttatattgtaggatcaataaaaaattacttttcataCACAGTTACGAATTAAAATAAATCGGTTTGGCAGTATCCATTTCCCACAAAGATCATTGGATCTGACAACCAGAGGGTCGATTCTTGATCTGCTGTGAAGTGATAAATTTGAATACGctgttaaggggggaaatccctctggaagacagctttttcaataattttttttggaaaaccgaaagcagttgttgaaatttggaaaagtatatgatattattgacattatgaagtattgatacaatttttttgaagtaaaaaaaaaacaaaatggcggctctacagctctttgaagttgacgcctcgcgtttgcgccgtgcaatgccctggttcagaaaactatttatgatcaaaaaagaaatttttttccaataaaatatatttatacgcattgcatgaacctacatttagtaaaaacaaatctaaaataaaaaaaagagaccaaaaaaacgaaaaaaacacaatgcttttttattaagaaattgttaaaaaaaatgtttattgtaattattttataaacttttaggttcatgctgtggctaattatttaaagagtaatttgccttttatttcaagtcgatagcttcattagtttttgagttacgttgcacggcgcggaaaaaaaagcgtttcgagaaaaatgcgtttaaagtttacgttttcgtactgtggtaggttcAGAGCGCATAGgattcgggactatctagggtcttttgaggcttcatttaaggctaagaccactgaaaatagtttcttcggttgataaatgaatttattagacaaaaaaaaagttactcaaaaataaaaaattccagagggatttccccccttaagcctggtacgcagatcgagctaaattttacccgatataaaattcccatacaaagTAATCGATAATTTTAGCtctaatttttttcgataatttgtatgggagctaaaatgcATCTCGATCTACGTACTAGGTATCTAGACTTTAAAagggcaaaaataaaaaaacatttg includes the following:
- the LOC129916878 gene encoding SAP domain-containing ribonucleoprotein — encoded protein: MPENDISKMKVADLKRELKLRGLQTTGNKTELQERLQNALIDGDLSLEDTAISGEDLLEDVLTDEEEKALILPPDENELLKSPSSEVALSFSSTDKPLEVPPPAQAKKIVLKRKSSITPLTLDSPVVPAAKVDTAINDENGSDTKIAKIDSKPKIVKVSALTLEERLQMRAKKFGIEENKLSSLNTNSSAVGTAAMTVAGKDVDPKQIETLKKRAERFGCVVAPAIAVITANEKLEKRKQRFGDVSGDSDKKANADGKDLYAEKARQRLERFKTVAN
- the LOC129916873 gene encoding pre-mRNA 3' end processing protein WDR33, whose translation is MDFSQPPPDIMSQPPPSMMQMPPPPVVMNYNNSGQNNGPGGGGGGGGGGGYRTHYFQHHSGPGKPGHPYFKPFGNFNRGFGMTQDDFDGKRLRKSVMRKTVDYNASIVKALEARTWQRDDRDRPSLQPENIYIPELLPPPSYLDNPTNSVTTRFVKTATNKMRCPIFTLAWTPEGRRLVTGASSGEFTLWNGLTFNFETILQAHDVPVRTMVWSHNDNWMVTGDNAGYVKYWQSNMNNVKMFQAHKEAIRGISFSPTDSKFVSCSDDGTLRVWDFYRCQEERVLRGHGADVKCVHWHPQKALIVSGSKDNQQPIKLWDPKSGQALATLHAHKSTVMDLKWNNNGNWLVTASRDHLLKLFDIRNLREEVQVFRGHKKEASSVSWHPVHEGLFSSGGSDGSVLFWNVGTDKEIGGIDTAHDSIVWTLAWHPLGHILCSGSNDHTIKFWTRNRPGDLMRDKYNLNTLPASLSTLDECEYDDAVIPGMGPEDKVEFTESLTADKGFIPGLDLDPNKNLDKDREKKVPYSKPIPRNFQAHWNDSRRNEEGEENNLRDSKEIIMLAEGMPDNVDPSTIVGISVYGRIIRVTPDSKLAAIIRNGPDALNRYISSGEIEELSDVVPVENRRSKSPHRDRSKSPPVKKSRFEPINHNAKVIYAGDIDWRRNSSNPFNSVKVKTNDEPDVLPNGDVDLRRIKTEDGTSRPSPWATGPLANNDSNRASPWATPQQNGFNNNNNNNSSNAQFNTNAFNTNASSNPNNPFGAPNHNNNSFREDRDYDNNSDSGRNDNSNNHRFKEEFDEGNSNNGGSGGGGVGKGGGNRRNRDRGRNDRRHNKNRNRRY